In one Brevibacillus choshinensis genomic region, the following are encoded:
- a CDS encoding DeoR/GlpR family DNA-binding transcription regulator gives MLQEKRLETILEQLKENRTARIADLSKKLGVTRETIRKDLYDLEKQGLIKKVHGGAILAKTNLEPTYANRSGSNVREKEAIARRAAQLVEDGEAIYIDLGTTTQLFAKYLDQKKGITVITNALLVALELANHPSCKVILSGGELRSGDLSLSGPVSRKSVEDFFVDKAFIGVGGLALSSGFTDYHVGESEIRRLMMKKAKETYALIDYSKFDVTAFTKVAGIDEIDVVITDAQAPQSIVHQLEENGVEVIVVEIEEA, from the coding sequence ATGTTGCAAGAGAAACGGCTGGAGACAATCCTGGAACAACTAAAAGAGAATCGAACAGCTCGTATCGCTGATCTGTCCAAGAAGCTGGGGGTCACACGCGAGACGATCCGTAAAGATTTGTATGACCTGGAAAAGCAGGGGCTCATCAAGAAAGTGCACGGTGGAGCCATTTTGGCCAAAACCAATCTGGAGCCGACGTATGCGAATCGCAGTGGATCCAATGTCAGGGAAAAAGAAGCGATTGCCAGACGTGCGGCGCAGCTTGTAGAGGATGGCGAGGCTATTTACATTGATTTGGGGACAACAACGCAGCTTTTTGCCAAGTATTTGGATCAAAAGAAAGGAATCACCGTGATCACCAACGCTCTGCTCGTGGCACTTGAGCTGGCCAATCACCCGAGCTGCAAAGTCATTCTCAGCGGTGGAGAGCTCCGTAGTGGCGATCTGTCTCTATCCGGGCCCGTTTCTCGTAAAAGCGTGGAGGACTTTTTTGTAGACAAGGCATTTATTGGTGTGGGTGGATTGGCATTGTCGAGCGGTTTTACCGATTACCATGTCGGAGAGTCGGAAATACGCCGTCTGATGATGAAAAAGGCAAAAGAAACGTATGCGCTGATTGATTATTCCAAATTCGATGTAACCGCATTTACCAAAGTTGCTGGTATCGATGAAATAGACGTAGTGATTACGGATGCACAAGCTCCCCAGTCGATTGTCCATCAGCTAGAAGAGAATGGCGTTGAAGTAATCGTAGTAGAAATAGAAGAAGCTTAA
- a CDS encoding CoxG family protein, translated as MQLSDSFTIAANKQDVWSVFMDAERLATCVPGCKEIQTVSPTKYDAVMEVKIQFMTIQFKATGELKEAVEGEELNVEMIGQPLALAGLFRNRLKLQLVELEPLLTQVKYEMDLQMTGRLASLGEILMKGTVKKSAAEFAQSVQGLFVA; from the coding sequence ATGCAACTGAGTGATTCGTTTACGATTGCCGCAAATAAACAGGATGTCTGGTCGGTCTTCATGGATGCGGAAAGGCTCGCCACCTGTGTGCCTGGCTGCAAAGAAATCCAGACGGTAAGCCCGACGAAATACGACGCTGTCATGGAAGTAAAGATTCAATTTATGACCATCCAATTCAAGGCGACGGGAGAATTGAAGGAAGCCGTGGAGGGGGAGGAGCTGAATGTCGAGATGATCGGTCAGCCATTGGCTCTGGCTGGTTTATTTCGCAATCGTTTGAAGTTACAATTGGTAGAACTGGAACCTCTGTTGACGCAGGTCAAGTATGAAATGGATCTGCAAATGACGGGGCGTCTTGCCTCTCTCGGTGAGATTTTGATGAAGGGAACCGTCAAGAAGTCTGCCGCAGAGTTCGCCCAGAGCGTCCAGGGACTATTTGTAGCCTAA